Sequence from the Rutidosis leptorrhynchoides isolate AG116_Rl617_1_P2 chromosome 3, CSIRO_AGI_Rlap_v1, whole genome shotgun sequence genome:
GCTGTTCAGAATTTTAGATGTCAGATTAACACCACAGTCCATATGATTATGTCTTCCATACTTTTAGTTTACTGGGAGAGTGACAGGTCTGTTCTGTTGCTATTTGAGCAGTTTTTAGTCTCTTCTTGATAAGATATTAAACTGATATTCACCTTAAAGTCTAGCGGTGGGCATCGTGATTTGCTGGAAAGTACGAAACAGTCGTTTGTGGAAGAAGTATCAATAGCTGCTTACATCGTGAAACTAGACATGGTGTTCGAGTTCACATCCAGCTTTGCTTGAGTTATTTGCTATAGTACTTCTACAGAGTTAAATCCTTTGTTTAGCTTCTGGGCAGCCCTTGAGGTTTTTTTAGCCCAATTTGTGTTAGCTGTAATTGGACTTCTTTGTTAATTTATGTAAGATATAGCTGCTATGTGGGTGACTAGATGAGAACTGAATTGCACCGCACTAGTTCGGGTAGATTAGCCACTGTAACTGCACAAACTAGTTGTGGAGATTTGTATTGTTTGTTCTGTTATGCTCATGCGAGTCACTCCGTTTTACTCTAGTTGACGTCATGACTTATAGCTGTAGAGCATCTTCATACTGATTTTTTTAGGTGGTTTGTGATATGATTACCGTAGTGTCAGATTTTTTGCTGAAAGCTACGACACCAAAATTGTGGTTTAGTAACAGATGCTGAGGATATTTCATTGCCATGTTATTTCCGGTGCAACTGATTACATAGATAGAGATGAATTGACTGTCGTACCTGTACGTTCAGAAGTCGTATAGCACACTTACCTTTTCAATTGTATTAAATTAAATGGCACTGTTTCTCATCTCTAGGGAAGTTGTGAATATTATGTATCTATAGAAAGACGTCTTTTGATGAAACTAAAGTGAACTGTCAGAACTGTATAGGCGCCAAAACATGGGGTCAAGCGTTACTGTAGTTTTTTCCGTTACTGTAGTTTTTATTCTGAAAGATCGATTAGTAGCCGATGCTTTACATCGGACACAGTGGGGAAGAAAATTTGTTAGAGATATGGAATTTAGCTGAAAAGTTCTTTATGAGATGGTTGGAATTAGTAGTATGTACTGTTATAGAACTATAACAAGTTAAAGTATAATAAAAGCCAAGTCTCATTACTGAATCTTTAGCTGAATTTCCGTGGTTAAGTCATCCCAAGAGCGGTTTGTTTCTGTGGCAACCATATATAAGGTTAGAAAAGTGAAAGACCTGTTAGTAACATTGATATTACATTGAATGGAGTCGGAAAGAAGAAATTGATTGATGTAATTGGTACAGAGAACCTTTATCTGTTATAAAATCTGACGAATTGAGTTATTTGGTGGCCAAATTGACCGAGAGGTAATTTTAAACTTAAAGAAACATCTAATTTTCAGTTTCTCGTTTATTATAGCAGATGTAGTGTTTGACAATTACTTTCAGCATTGTATTAATCTATTTATAGTGCAAGCAAAACTATTGTTTCATTGTTTGAGTTTCAGTTATACTATAGTTTGTACTATTATATCATTATGGTATCTAGCTTTTTTGGTCGTATGGTATTAAGCATGGTTTTTATGTAGATAATGGTTGAAAGAGACACTGGCCGTCCACGTGGATTTGGATTTCTGACATTTTCAGATCGACGAGGTATGGAAGATGCAATAAGGGAAATGGATGGCAGAGATTTAGGGGACCGGGCTATATCAGTTAACAAGGCCCAACCTAGAACGAGTGGTGATGATGCAGATCATGGTTATGGTAGAACTAGAACGTATCCTTCTGGTGGTGGTAGAGGTGGTTATGGTGGAGGAGGTGACAGATCACTGGGACAAGATGAGTGTTTTAAGTGTGGCCGCTCTGGACACTGGGCCCGTGACTGCCCTTCAACTGGCGGTGGTGGTGGTCGTGGAAGAGGTGGTGGTCAGTTTTCCTCCCGCTCCAGGTTTGGTGGTGGTGGAGATCGCTATGCAGATCGTGACAGCTATTTCAGTGACAGGTATGATGGCGGGCGTTTTGGTGATAGAGACCGCTATGAAACCAGAGATAGTAAGTACGGAAGCCGCAGTCGTTATGCTGGTGACAGGTATTTATGTAAATAGAGACTAAGTTGTTACTTGTTTGGTTCAATGCAAGATAATTTTTAGGGGAAAGTGAATATGGTGCTGTtgtacatatatcatatatatgcTTATCTGACAAACACGTTCCGATCCCTTTATTTTGATGTTTTTTGtgtaaaataaaattcatattgacTATTGTATAACATTTTTCAAGATTAAACTTAGATTTGAAACAACAAAATTCAAGTTGACTTATGTTATACATAAATTTTTCTCAAGCCTTATTAGTATGTAATACTTCACATTAAATAAGATGTCATTCTTAATTGTAAAATTTACCAATCAAACTTTGATAAATGGTTGTTTTTGATTTGTTTATGATTCACTAACGTATTACAAAACTTATTTTACACGAAaaacatcaaaacaaagtgatatgACAGTGTTTGTCATATAAGCTTATATGTACAAAAGCACCATATTCACTTTTCTCTAATTATTATCCACTATACTAGTTGTGAACCGCGCCAAATTACTGTCATACCCCTCTAAACAGTAACATTCACAGTTATACAAGCAGGTGTATTTTGGTAATTTTGAACTTATATTTTTCTATTTCCTTTACTATACTAATTACTAAATGGGAACCACTTCAAATTACCGTCATACCCACGTGAAGAGTAACATTCACACTTATACAAgcgggggtattttggtaattttgaatttatattttCCTTTAAAAAAATGCCGCTTGCTTTTCCCCAGTGAAACGGGCCCTACCCTTACTAATTGATATAATTTCTGTTGTTGCACTTACACAGGTACCCACCGGCGCCTAATGGAGATCGGTTTGGAGACAGGTATGGAGCTCCAGAGCgttatccaccaccaccaccacctcaaAGTGGATATGGCAGGGAGAGAGACTATGATCGGGAAGTTGGTCCAAGGAGGAGCAGTGACAGATATGCAGGTGGCG
This genomic interval carries:
- the LOC139899621 gene encoding glycine-rich RNA-binding protein RZ1C-like isoform X2, which codes for MVERDTGRPRGFGFLTFSDRRGMEDAIREMDGRDLGDRAISVNKAQPRTSGDDADHGYGRTRTYPSGGGRGGYGGGGDRSLGQDECFKCGRSGHWARDCPSTGGGGGRGRGGGQFSSRSRFGGGGDRYADRDSYFSDRYDGGRFGDRDRYETRDSKYGSRSRYAGDRYPPAPNGDRFGDRYGAPERYPPPPPPQSGYGRERDYDREVGPRRSSDRYAGGGGGGGPARYEGRSYRDRAGPYDRPRTGGRPSTFDY
- the LOC139899621 gene encoding glycine-rich RNA-binding protein RZ1C-like isoform X1 gives rise to the protein MASKDSDYRIFVGGLSWDVTEPQLEDAFSRFGKIIDSQIMVERDTGRPRGFGFLTFSDRRGMEDAIREMDGRDLGDRAISVNKAQPRTSGDDADHGYGRTRTYPSGGGRGGYGGGGDRSLGQDECFKCGRSGHWARDCPSTGGGGGRGRGGGQFSSRSRFGGGGDRYADRDSYFSDRYDGGRFGDRDRYETRDSKYGSRSRYAGDRYPPAPNGDRFGDRYGAPERYPPPPPPQSGYGRERDYDREVGPRRSSDRYAGGGGGGGPARYEGRSYRDRAGPYDRPRTGGRPSTFDY